Proteins from a single region of Antechinus flavipes isolate AdamAnt ecotype Samford, QLD, Australia chromosome 2, AdamAnt_v2, whole genome shotgun sequence:
- the LOC127550736 gene encoding metallothionein-1E-like: protein MDPNCDCANGGSCTCGDSCKCKSCSCTSCKKSCCSCCPAGCAKCAQGCVCKAPQTETCSCCH, encoded by the exons ATGGACCCCAACTGTGACTGTGCAAATG gTGGCTCTTGCACCTGTGGTGACTCCTGCAAATGCAAATCATGCTCCTGTACCTCTTGTAAGAAAA gctgctgctcctgctgcccAGCAGGATGTGCCAAATGTGCCCAGGGCTGTGTCTGCAAGGCCCCCCAGACCGAGACTTGCAGCTGCTGCCACTAA
- the LOC127550734 gene encoding metallothionein-1E-like, with protein sequence MDPNCSCENGGSCTCADVCKCTSCRCTSCKKSCCPCCPKGCAKCAQGCVCKAPQSESCSCCQ encoded by the exons ATGGACCCCAACTGTAGCTGCGAGAACG GTGGCTCTTGTACCTGTGCAGATGTCTGCAAATGCACTTCATGTCGGTGTACCTCCTGCAAGAAAA GCTGCTGCCCCTGCTGCCCTAAGGGATGTGCCAAGTGTGCCCAGGGATGTGTCTGCAAAGCCCCTCAGAGTGAGAGTTGCAGCTGCTGCCAGTGA